CCCAAGGGAAAGACATTTTCTGGTGAGGATAGATAAAAAAAACCCTCAAGTACCTCTTGGAGCAGAACTTACATACAGGCACCCAGCTAAAATGGATAACCAAGATAATGCAATTTGATTTCTTTATTGAATACAAGAATGGAAGAGACAACACTGATGATGACTCCTTATCCAGACTACTATAGGTGAACTGGCAACCATGTTCATCAGTAATGCTGGAGTCACCTTATTCCAATAAGTGATTGAGACTTGGAAAGATGATCAAGAAGTACAGAACCTCATTCAATTAATTCTCAGCAATGGTGGTGATTACAAGGGTTACACATTTATCAATAAGCAACTCAGAAAAATGGGAGGTTGGTGGTTGGTAATAGCTCTCAGTTGAAGAAGAAGATTCAGCACTTGGCATGATCAGCATGTGGCTGGGTATTCTGGAATCAATAACATAATACCTATAAGAGAGTTTTTTCTCTGTTTTATTGGAAGGGTGTTAAGGAGGATGTTGCATATTATGTTAAGCAATGTGACATTTGTTAGAAGAGCAAGTATGAAAATTCCCCTTACACTGGGCTGCTGCAACCACTAGAAATTGTTCATAGGGCATGGTCTAGTATCAATATAGATTTTGTAGAAGGTTTGCCTAAGTCTAAAGAAAAGTCAGTTATCTAGGTAGTAGTGGATAGACTCAATAAGTATGCCCACTTTGTTGGATTCCCTCATCCTTATTCAGCTGTAGGCATTGCTCAACTTTTCCTAGATAACATTTAAGAGCCGACATGCCTGAAAACATTGTGAGTCACAGAGATCCGATCTTTGTGAGCAAGGTTTGGCATGAACTATTTTCTACCCATGGTGTAACTTCAAGAACTTCAACAACTTATCACCCTCAATTCAATAGGCAGACTGAAGTACTCAATAGATGCTTGGAAACCTTCTTAAGGTGTTATTACTCAAACTCACCTCAAGACTGGTATTTATACTTGATATTAGTTGAGTGGTGGTACAACACTACCCATCATTCTGCCATTCAGTTAACCCCCTATGAAGCTCTTTATGGTCAGCCACCCCCTATTTATTTGCCTTATGTTTTTGGTGATGTTGTGGATAAATATGTGGATAGAAGTTTAACAATGAGGGAACTTAAGCTCCAATTGATCAAGTTCCATTTGGCTCGAGCACAACAAAGAATGATCTCTTATGCCAATGCCCAAATAACTGACAAGAACTTCCAAGTTGGTGACTGGGTTTATCTCAAAATTCAGCCTTATAGACAATACACCCTTTTCGTATCTCATTTCTCCAAACTGTCTATTAAATACTTTGGGCCTTATTAGGCCCTGCAAAAAGTTGGTCCTGTCACCTACAAAGTAGCCATATCTGATCACATTGCCATACACCCCACCTTTCATGTTTCCCTACTCAAGCCTTGTCACAAAATTCCTGATGCTATTCATCAACCACCTGTTCTCGAGCTAACCAATTTCTATTGTCCAGCTCCTAAGGCAATTATTGATAGAATGATGATAAAGAAGGACAACAAAGCTGTGGCGCAAGTTCTTATTCAGTGGAGCAATTTTCCCCAAATCATCTCACTTAGGAAGATTATCACGCTCTGAAGGTTCAATTTTCACAATTCTTCCTTGATGACAAGGAATCTTTTTAAGGAGGAAAAAAATATTGTGTATGCTATGAAGATTGTAACCATTGTTTTGGTAGTAGTACGTAGTTGTTGGTGCGAGCTGTTATTTAGTTTACCTTAGTTATACATTGGTCCTAGACGTTTGTAAATAGAAAGTTTATTTTATTCCAATTAAGTCCCCTCGACATTTCCTTGTTAGCAGATTCAATCCTAGGTAGAGTTAGTTATTTGTCAGAGACAGCTATAGACTTGTACTTGGTACGAATTGGAGAATTGGAAAGCCTTGAGCTCATCCTTATATGCTGTAATTATCTCTTAGAGAATCTATCTATGAAAATCATCTTAATTCCTTAGctagcttaatttctttttctcCGTTCTTAGCTTAGCTGCTCAATACCCCATCAGTAATTGGGATACTAATTTTTGGAGGTATCGGAAAGCTAGGGTTTCGGGGTCAGGAGAGTACTCGGCTTCGGTAACACTTTTCAAGAAAAGTTCTGGTAAGTGTTTTGCAAGAATTTATTATCAAGACTCGTTTAATATCAAAATAGAGAGAGATTTACACCAAAATATTCATCCTAGACCGATCCAGATTACCTATTTTTTCCTTCCTTTTGCTTTTAATTCTAATCAAGTAGTTCAAAGATTTTAATCTAAAATATGAATTATCTTTATTCATTTCGCATTATCCAATTCCTTCAATACCACACTAGATGATGATGTAACACGTGTCTATGCAGACAGATAGTGATTCGTCACCGTAAAACTATATATTTTCCTTACCGTTAACTTACCACAACCCTTTTAATTTATCCGGTAGTGGTCCTCCCTATAATTTGTGAAATTCATGCAGGAAGTTTCAAGGGGAGACTTGGAACAACAATAAAGTTGTCTTCATGTGACCTATAGATCACAGGTTCGAACCGTGGAAGCAGCCATTAATACTTGCACTATGGTAGGCTGTCTACATCGTACCCCTTTGGGGTGCGATACTTCCCTCGACCCTGCGTGAATGCGGATACTTTGTGCACCAGGCTGCCTGCCCGGAGTTTAATTTAAGCCATACTACAATGTTTTAGTCATCTAACATTCTTAGATTCGTTTGATTCGTTACTTTGAATGATGGAATTTTGATTAAGGCACTTTCTGTCCTATGATTGCATAATGAGAAAAAGGACTGCTCAGAATATTTAGATTCTTCTGTTCAAGTTTTCTGGAAATTAGAAGTCTGTACAAAGTAGAAGGGAAACCTAAAAAGTGTTCACAGGAAAGGAATCACAGCCTCTTCATGAAAAAGCATTAGCCATTAATTAGAAGGAAAGAATACTTGAACACCTGTGTTTTAGATACCTTAATTTTGCTCCTTCAATCCCCTCTTCCAAACAAAATCATACTTCTTCAAATAGGCACCAATCAGATATTCACTGTTGAATTAGTTTCAAACTAAGGTACCATTCTAAATGATGGATATGCTTAAGCCAACGAGGTAAGGGAAATCAtaaacttctttttttttttccttttaaagtaTAGTTGTCAAAATATTTTTTGTTCCCTTCTTTCCCTATAAGAATTCACAATTTCTTTTAGGGTGAGTTTCTCTGCTGCAGGGGAAGAAGAGAAAGAAGGGAGAAGCAGCAACAGAGACAGACGAATACCTCACCAGAAAACACAAACGTCAAAAGGTAGTAAATAGGCTCTTCAAAATGTAATTCTTTTTTACTAACCCATAAATTTCTGAGAGTCAGTGGGGCACGGCTCAAAACTAGTTGAATAATGGATCCACCTCTCTTCCGTTCTCCATTTAAGTATCAAGTTTTTGTTTGCGGAAGAGTCCGAATCCTTGATGTGCTCTTACTAATATGGCTTTTCGGAGTCTGAATTTTGCAAAAacaaaagataattatttgaatcCCTTCGTATTTTTTCTTTGGCAGACACAAAAAGAACCGTTAGCTGGTTAGAAAGACAGTTCACAAGACAGACGAATCGGGATCACGACTCCAATAATGGTGTTGACTACCCAACTGCAGTAGCTGTAGCTGCATTTGTTGTAAAATCAATTGAAGACAAGAGCAATAGAGAACAAAGAAAGACAAGTGGTGGAGCTGATAATCCTTTAAGCAAGATACAAAGTAAAGCAGCTGATATTACTGGGAGACGTCAAAAATCCATTGGTAATTACAAGAAGGCTTGAAGTAGTTCTAGGTTTTCTTCTTTTAATATATAACATGTTATATCATTTTCTCCATATTCACAAACAGATGCCAAAGCTTCAAAATCAAGTTCAAAAGTTCAAGACAAAAATGTTGTAATACGGACAGCAACGGTCAATAAAGAACCAATTACTAACTCTGTCCCGTCCCCTAAGAAGAATGCAACCACATTTGCAGATAAGAACATTGACATCACAACTCCTAAAACGCCAGAGACTATGGCGCCCAAGCTTGCCTTACCGCCAACTAGACAATCTACGTCTCAACTAGAGATGGCAAAAGGACCAATTACAACAAAGCCTGGAACTGGAAATTCTAAAGCAGATATTTGGGAGAAAGAAGAGATGAAAAAGATCAAAGAACGGTATGTGTGCTTATTGACAATTATGTTGTGCTTTCTATGTTATACTTGAACAAATTGCTGTCCTGATAACTAATAAGAGAAGTTTCAGGTATGAGAAGCTCAAGAAAGTAATACATGACTGGGAgactaaaaagaagaaaaaggcgAAGCGCCATTTAGAGCAAACTGAGGTTAATTTTGTTTCCAATTTATACAATATGACCTGCTGAATGTTATTCATTTGCTGACTACATTGTGAATGAAATAACAGGCACAATTAGACAGGCGAAGGGCGAAAGCAAGGGACAGTTTCTACAGTGATATTGGAAGGATTGAACACATAGCAGGAGGAGCCAAATCACAAGCAGAGCAAAATCAAGAAAATGAAGAGCTTAAGGTGAAAGAGAAAGCAAATAAAATCAGATCAGCTGGGAAAATTCCAGCAACATGTCCGTGCTATTAAGCAAGTTCAATTACAAGAAGGCCTTAAATAATGTACAAGATTAACATTTTGAAGATCGCTCTAACTTTTATGCAGGGAAACTGAGTCACTTGACTTCTTTTattggaaaagaaaaaataaacaagCTATATTTTCTGATCGAGGCACAATCGTTATCATCGCATTAACACTGCCAACTACATTCCCTTGAGACATATTATGGCAGGAAAAGTTGAATATTAATAGGACCAAATTTTAGTAAAGAAAACAATAATTTTGATGACATGACAGTTTTTGGATAACATGTTAAAACAAAATTATTTTCATTGGCAATGCAGCCTAGGCCACACATTACAAATCACACCTATCCACTGATAGATAACAATAGTAGAACTGCAGCAAAAAAATTCTAAAACAAACGATAAAAAGGAATTCACATAGTACAAGTCAATGCTTCTTCAAGAAATCTCCAGCCATTTTAAGATACTCTCCTTTTTTACCTCCGCCGGATTCCGATGAGTGGGTGCCATCGGAATGTTTCTTGAAAATTCCTTCAGCCATTTTAATATACTCGCCATATCCACTTCCAGATTGTTCATGTTTTCCCCCTGTATGCGCCGAGGACTGCGTGTGTTTAGTCGTGGAGGTGGTGGTGGAATGAGAAGTTTCATATTTGTGGAGATAAGTCTCTGCTTTTCCGACGAACTTTCCGATCCCTTTCTCTTCTAGTTTGCCGTACTGTGAGGCGGCGTTAAGGAGGTCAGCGGCGGCTCCGGCGAGCTCAGACTTGTCGACCTTACTGTTTGGCTCGTGATGGAGTTTTGCTTTGGCCGCGTCGGCCACTAGCTTAGCGCTGGACATCAGCTCAGATTTGGATGGTTTTGGGTGGCTGTTGGGCTTATGGGACAACGAATGACTGGCTCCGGAGGTAGTTTTGGCTTGTGTTGGATCCATGAAATTGTTTGGACTATGAGAAAAGTTCAAGAAAGATTGTGTGCTGTGAACTTTTGGATAATTGGATGGAAATATATAGGTGTGGTTTAGACTTTAGAGATGTTCAATGATTTAGAGAAGGAAGGGAGGGCTATAATATCATGGTAATTTCGTATTTGGTGTAGCGCAAGTCAACACGTCGTGGTAAGCTTAAACGAGTAAACAACTCGGTGTGTCATCCGTGTAACCACGTCAACTACTTTCTTCGATTAAAGAGGGCTCACAAGAAATTAAAGAGGGTTCACAAGTTGCTCCAGTGGTGACCACCATCTATTTTCAATTaataggttgtgagttcgagttaccccaaaagcaaggtggagagttcttggaggaagGGATGCcaagagtctatcggaaacagcttctctaacccagggtaggggtaaggtctgcgtacacactaccctcctcagaccccactaatgagattatactaggttattgttgttgttgtagtagtagtagttgcatttgttgattgttttgattTTCGAGCCAAGTACACAAACAATCATTCTTAATGCTACTATTTAGAAATTTTATTTACTCGAAAATTTTgaactaaaaatcttaatttcaggaTAATTCAGAATATTTGTATCTCGAAAAATTGAacataaaatctaaaatttaatatGCATTAGCTAATTAAAcctaaaatctaaaatttaagaTGCATTAGCTAATTCGTAAATGTCATTCCTTTAGAGTGGCTAACTGATGTCATTTATTTTCATATCACACCAAACCAAAACAAAATATCGAAAGGACCGAGAAAAGTATGATCTCTTCCCCTAAAATTTTTAACTTGGACCGTAAAATTAAATATAGCTCCCCTTTAGTCATAGATTTTGcctaatttttttcaaaaaagtttttgaaaaatatatttgtttatagattttatccatgttttggcagattttgaaaacaaaattttcaaatccCAAAACTAGCTCTAGACCTGCGTTTGGCCCAAAATATAACTGTTgaattttttaataatttcaaaaattatccCAACTTTTTGTATTATATAAAAAAGTCCGCCATCTATTATGACCCAACTAATCCACCGGCTAATTACTATAATTTTCTTTTGGACTGATGGATCTTGTAATATTATTGCAATTTGACGAATTATAGTAGCTAGCAATTATGTTATTACCagttgattttaaaatattaggtTATGATTTTAGAACAGTGgattatgtagttcattataaaaataataattttatgtcAAACTTATCTATGTTCAGGATTATGGTTAGCGATAATAATAatgaatgtcatcaataaaggttCTGCATATACAGGATTAACAAGTACGTTTGTTTGGTAGTGTTGGGGATTTTTGATAATTTCTAGAACTTATGGGAATAAGTCACATTTTAtgtgttttaaaaaaaaagtaaaatatattttgaaaaattatgtcAAAACGGATTTTCAtcctcaaaccaaacttcacccatatcagatttttaaaaataaatttagaaatttatggccaaacgctagcatAGATTCCTCAAGTTTAtggaaataaaatttacatatgtaAAAGTAACATAAAAGTATTATAATTTAtaattcaaaatttttataaaatatttaagaaaaacatGATCAAAGAACAATTTCGTAAATTCCTCAAATTGTAATATtgccaaaaaattaaaatagaggaaataaataatattattaagGAAGAATATATATGTTTACCCTAAAagcagataacaattgaatttatatgtggttttaaggacacgtgattttactTGGCATAAACTGAGAAATAATGCAAACTGATATTGAAATTGACTGTAAAGAAAACTAAAAGCAAACCAAATGAGATATGTAGCTTGGGCCCTCGAACCAAATGAAACAACAAAGGAAATATAAGCGAAGTAACAGAGTATTGAGAACCTTGAGAAAAGaataaaatattacttttttTACTCTCCCCGTCGTgctttacaaatgatcagaccccctttatatagtaggggagtcctactcttgatacaattctaaatatAGTAAGGACTCTCATGATGGActaattaatcggcctcttcttgatacgtgtcatgatttctgccgagattctccccctaattgcGGTTGTTATGACTTTTTGTTTCTTGGATCGATCTTGATCGTGACCGATCTTGATCTTGgctgatctcgatcttgatcggtctctgggtcttcgagctcgatcttgaccaatctcgatcttgatcggtctctaggtCTCGATCTCGGCAGCATATTCTTTGTACCATGGATCGATATTATATTGATGAACCTTGAATCATCATattccaatctcgattaatcaTATGAAGGGCAAAACTCGGtttcgaccgtatatagatagtcccctcatttctcagaaagaaaatgatgagaaacgatatgaattttcgAACTTCGACTTGGTGGATGATTATATCAGCGACAAGCCCGATTGTGACGTATGCgacaaacgtcccgtcggtccgGTTACCAAGGTATTAAATGTGCGTCAGTTGATGGCCGGCCATTACCAATTTTGAACCGTCATTGTGAAACCAACAAATAGCTCATTTCTTCATCATTCCAAACTTTTATTTTCGAAACTTTTCCATTCCTATCTTCATAGTTTTTCGCCTTCTCCAAAGCTCCCTATTTTCAGGTTTTCAAATTTCGTTGCTTGTTCttcttaaaacaccaaatactttaATATCCATTCTCCTTTGTTCACAAAAACTAAATggcaaaaatatctaaaaccgttccgcagaaagaggttgcttcctcatctcagccggccggcgagaaaccagtggtggagccGCGCCTTGAGGAACTTATTCCCGGGGTGTGTGTTATTGATTCCGATATTAAGGTAGAGAAAACCTCATAGGTtgctggtcgatgcgagccggtatcgagatatatatgctcgatacccaaAAGTCTTTTTGATtgtgaagaaagattgcaattgggaaaacaaagaggttgtgataccgataccggaggaagcgatcactacccacgtggaagggtatctgagtgtttacatctatcctttcacgctgggtccccTAGATCCGATCATCGTCGATTTCTAtaagaaataccaggtgacccttggccaaattcacCCTTTTTTCTCGAGGATCGTGATATTGCTCCGCTTCTTCATGAGTAAAATCGATGGACTCCCTTTCACCCTCAaccacctcgtaagattataCAGCCCTCGAATCTATTGAGGTAGGTTGATAAAGCTACTACGCCAGGCCGCCAAGGCGTTcatctcgagtatagatgaagacaaagacCGGGGCTGGATGGGCCGATTCATTCGGGTGAAGACCTCGGACCTAATCTCGACCGAAagtatgccatttcctgagaaatggaatatgaaacgtaagtatgatcCCGTTTTTAATTTCCGTTCGCTGTTTTTACTTTTTCATCCTTTCTCGTTAGCGTTTTTCTCGATGCAGCCATTGCTTGGATGTCAGATGCGGTTCCCTACCTCGAGAACTGGGTGAGGAGCCTGGTTTCGACGTCAACATACACCGAGCGcgcatggcgcgatttgtcaaagggccggtgggaggctcaTACTCATGGTAGGCCTTCTTCTTGGATTACCGATTTGCTTATCGTTCGAGCATTTTCTTAAGAATGAATTTActtactttctccttttgtaggtctcGGAAAGGATGCGGCTATGAGATCGCCGTTCGGTGATGACGAAGCCTTACCGCCAATCTCGAAACCGGCAAAGGTGATTAAAAGAAAAAGGGACTTGGACTCCGAGGGTCAAAAAACCAAGAAAAGAATGGCACGTAAACCCAAGGGGAACACAATCCCACTGACTATGGAGTCGGTCCAAAGactaagggaagaagaagaagaagaagaagaagaagaaggtgattCTGGGCTGGTGGCCCGTGCATGAGCTAGCGCCGATATTCAGAATACTTCGGAACTGGTGGGAGTCGATACTGCTCCATCTAGGTTTGTGAGGTCGAAGAGGAGACTCCAGCCCAAGTTTCTGAACCGAGGGGAACCAAAGATACTTTACCTCGGGGTGAAGATACCATTGAAGAGGCGGTGGATGCCGACGCAGAAACCGGGCTTGAAACTCGTCGAGAGGGAGGTGGTGCCTAAAAAAACCTACTTGGGGTAATAGAGATCGAGGATTCCCCctcatttccttcattttcccAGTCGATGATACGTGACGCTCAAGCCATGGAGACTTGTCACGGGGAGGGGGCCCCATGAAGAGGAAGatcctttccgtggttattttaTCGGGGCAGAAGATGTCACCGGTCTGATGACTTGGAGGCTCTGAAGAAGAGCTCGGGCGAGGCAGGAGTTTCTTGTCTTTCAACAAAGCTCAACAGGCCCTGAATCAGGTAAGTTTATTTTCTCTTTGTCAATTTTCATgcttgtatttttctttccttgtataattCTTTCTTTCTATTTTGTAGGCCTCTATGCTTCACCATGAAGTGTTTCTCCGATCCCGAGGGGAGCTGAGACGGTATGAAGCCGAAATATgagggcttactgaggagagagatgcctttaagattctcagtgagcagagagaaggagaagcaGAAGGACTTCGGACTGAGCTAGAAGCAGCTCGAAAAGAACAAGCCGATTTATCCGAGcaggtaaaattattttttgaagtTAACAAAACTGACTCGGGtgtagataaaataaaataaaataaactgaactttacctggggccgacggaagagggccaacgatgtccattccccatttcatgaagatCCATGGGGagaggaccgagtggagtagttccccgggttgatgaatcatgggcgcatgcctttggcatttgtcgcattttcgaacgaactcccttgcatccttctcCATATCGTTCCAATAGTACCCTGCTCttattactttgtggaccagcgattCGGCACCGAAATGATTCCCACAAGTGTCTTCGTGAAATtctcgtaggatgtagtcggtatctcctggtcctaaaCATATTGCTAACagtccatcgaacgttcttctaaacagcgttccgtcttcggacaaagcgatggtgctgcctttgtgcgcagagttctcgattcctttggatccgatgGAAGTTTCCCGTTCTTTAACTactctatatacttgtttctccaatcccatgttaaactcgtggagtttatctcggcgtgcccTTCTTctattaccgatctcatgagttgtacgacagtccccgagttgagtttgtCGTCCTCAATCgacgaacctaagtttgcaagagcgtcggctTTACCGTTCTACTCTCGAGGTACATGATTCAAGGTCTATTCCTTAAATcaatgtagagtcacctgtattttatccaggtacctttgcattcgattttcccggacttcaaaagtctcgttaacttggtttaccacgaggagggaatcacacttagcttctatGACCTctactcccaagcttttagctagttcgagacctgcaatcatggcctcatactcggcctcattgttagtcaattttgtagttctgatagactgtcttaCTACATTACCTATGGTGATTTCAGcacgatgcctagtccggacccatTCGTGTttgaagcaccgtccgtaaataGGGTCCACACTCCCGAAGATGTACctgattttatcagtagttctttttcaacctcgggtacgagggctggcgtaaagtcagccacgaagtctgccaagatttgagacttgatggcggttcggggtcgatattcaatatcgtatccactgatttctacggcccatttggccaatcgacccgaaaaaTTGGTTTATGAAAAacatttcgaagaggataagttgttataacacatattggatgacattggaaatacgaTTTTAGTTTCTtggaggcgcttattaaagcaagcgctgatttttctaagtgtggatatctagtttcggcctcacccaaagttcgactaacataatagataaggAATtgtgtaccttgttcttctcggagcaggactccacttacctctatgtccgagactgctaagtacaggtaaagttaTTCGTTCACTTTTGGggtgtgaagcagcggcgggctcgataaataacgctttagttcctctaaagcctgttggcattccggagtccatgcaaaattgctcttcttctgaAGCAGTGAGAAGAattggtggctcctatctgaggatctcgaaatgaatcgtcctagggcggtTATCTGCCCCGTCagcctctgcacgacctttaTATTATCCACTATCGTGATATCATCGctagctttgattttatctgggttgatctcgattctccggttggacaccatgaaaccaagaaacttgcctgagccaactccgaatgcacacttttcggggttgagcttcatattgtacttccttaaTATATCGAAAGTTTTGagcaaatattttaaatggtcctctactcgcatggacttaattaacatgtcatcaatataaacttccattgattttcctatttgttcttcgaacatttgatttactaggcgttgataagttgcaccagcatattttagaccgaatggcattacattataacaataggtaccatacttagtgataaacgaggttttttcctgatcctccgggttcatttgtatctggttgtacccggagtaggcattgaGAAAACTGAGAATCTCATTGCcgatcgtggcatcgatcatacgatcgatatttgacaaaggaaaagaatccttggggcatgctttattcaggtctttataatctatacgcattctaagtttgtttcctttcttagggactaccactacgtttgctaaccattcagggtACTTTACTTTCCAAatagatcctattttgagaagtttggttacctcgtccttgatgaaggcatatttgacctcggactggggccttcttttttgctttaccgggcggaatttagggtccaggcttagtttgtgagtggtaaCTTTTGGtggaatccctgtcatatcgagatgggaccaagcaaagcaatctatgttagctttaaggaaatgaataagttttttcctaagaTCGGGGGTtagcctcgtgcccaggtatacctttcgttcgggttgATGGTTGGCAAGTGTGATTTCTtctagctcttcgaccgttgacttggtggcatcggagtcatcgggaactacgaaggatcgagggatccagtagtcatcATCTTCGTCGATCCCTTGCTCCTGCAATTGGGTTGAGGTCGGTAtttgtggttgctatttggcctcctgTTTTCCCTTCGATCTTTTCGTTGATGAGAGTGACGATACTGGTATCACTTCATCGACTGAAAATATTTCCTTGTCGGCAggttgctccccgtatactgttttgactccctccgacgTCGGGAACTTCAAaacttggtgaagggtcgagggcactgccctcatgttatggatccaaggccttccgagcagggagttgtacctcatgtcaccatCGATCATATGGAaatttgtttcttggatggtcccggccatgtTCATTGGCAAAGTAATTTCGCCCTTGGTGgtttcgcttgccatgttgaaGTCGTTAAGTACTCGGGTTGCgggcacgatttgatcttgtaggctGAGTTGTTCTATGACCCTTGActgaataatgttggccgagctacctggatcaatcaaaacatgtttaacttgaattttattcataatgacagatattaccagtgcatcgttgtggggtTGTAAGATCCCTTTTGCATCCTCGTCACTAAAAGATAAGGTCCCCTCCGGTACGTAGTCTCGAGTTCTCTTTTCCCTCGTTATTGACACCTTGGTGCGTTTGAATACGGGCCCCTGAggaatatcgacccctccaaCAATTATGTGGATCACGTGCTGTGACTCTTCTTGCTCATTCTATCTGTTTGAATCTCTGTtcttgaaatggtttttagcccggtcgcttaagaattctcgaagatgcccttcgttgaacaaacgggctacctcctccctcaactgtctgcaatcttctgttctatgACCGTGGGtgtcatgatatttgc
This region of Nicotiana tomentosiformis chromosome 4, ASM39032v3, whole genome shotgun sequence genomic DNA includes:
- the LOC104088004 gene encoding remorin 4.2-like isoform X2 — encoded protein: MMDMLKPTRVSFSAAGEEEKEGRSSNRDRRIPHQKTQTSKDTKRTVSWLERQFTRQTNRDHDSNNGVDYPTAVAVAAFVVKSIEDKSNREQRKTSGGADNPLSKIQSKAADITGRRQKSIDKNIDITTPKTPETMAPKLALPPTRQSTSQLEMAKGPITTKPGTGNSKADIWEKEEMKKIKERYEKLKKVIHDWETKKKKKAKRHLEQTEAQLDRRRAKARDSFYSDIGRIEHIAGGAKSQAEQNQENEELKVKEKANKIRSAGKIPATCPCY
- the LOC104088004 gene encoding uncharacterized protein isoform X1 yields the protein MMDMLKPTRVSFSAAGEEEKEGRSSNRDRRIPHQKTQTSKDTKRTVSWLERQFTRQTNRDHDSNNGVDYPTAVAVAAFVVKSIEDKSNREQRKTSGGADNPLSKIQSKAADITGRRQKSIDAKASKSSSKVQDKNVVIRTATVNKEPITNSVPSPKKNATTFADKNIDITTPKTPETMAPKLALPPTRQSTSQLEMAKGPITTKPGTGNSKADIWEKEEMKKIKERYEKLKKVIHDWETKKKKKAKRHLEQTEAQLDRRRAKARDSFYSDIGRIEHIAGGAKSQAEQNQENEELKVKEKANKIRSAGKIPATCPCY
- the LOC104088003 gene encoding nodulin-related protein 1-like, with the protein product MDPTQAKTTSGASHSLSHKPNSHPKPSKSELMSSAKLVADAAKAKLHHEPNSKVDKSELAGAAADLLNAASQYGKLEEKGIGKFVGKAETYLHKYETSHSTTTSTTKHTQSSAHTGGKHEQSGSGYGEYIKMAEGIFKKHSDGTHSSESGGGKKGEYLKMAGDFLKKH